TCTGAAACGAGCCGCTGCGCTGGGCAGCGACAAGAAGATGACCACGGCAAATCGCTTATTGTTGTATGGTGAGGCGGCACGCCTTCAAAATATTTACTCACTTGATAATGGATTTTTCCGACTGAAATACCGGCAGGATCGCCGCCCCGGATTGCCTCTGGAAAATGTCTTATGGTTTCATTTGAAGTTTTGGCCGCGGGCCATTGCCACTGCTATGTGGATTAGTTTTAGACGTTGGCGATATGAGCGGCTCACCTCTAGAATGTGGAAAGACCCGAAGCGCTTTGACTATAAGGATGTTGCGATTAGCCGGACCGGCGAAACTGAATATAACAAATTGGAGTTATTTACCAAAACACGCGGCGGCATTCAGGCGGTGCAAAAGGCCCAAAAAATCAAATCCCTTACTCAAAGAGGAAAAAGCAGAAAAATATCTGATATTACAACTTGATATCAACGAGGCAGACAGCCATGAAGCGCTGCAAGCGCTAAGAGCTGGTTCGATTTACTTGGACAGTTGAGTATCGTTTATAGGAGCCCTGCACTATTTGCGCCGCCTTCCGAGTAAGCTGCTGCGCGAGTTTACTCTGACAAAAAGGCTAGGTCTCCCCATCAAGCGACAGATGCGCCAGCTCTGGCTATAAAATGCAAGGCACACCTGCGGAAAAGGAAGGCCAGTACCTTAGAAACCCAGATCAACGCTATTGGAAATATATGCAACCTCTTCATTTCCCAAGAATGCAGGAACTACCTCAATGCAATTGGATATTTTTCAACCTAACATTGAAAGTCTATTGAATGTTGGTCCAATCAGAGAGCAAACCAAGTTTGCGACATGTATGGATGCCTTAGTCAATGCGAGAGTTACTCAGACGTAAAAACCATGGGATCAAGTGCGCACGTGTATCAGGCCTTTTTGCAAGATTTTGTCCTCGCGGGCCGTTATGGATAAGCGCCGATCAGGTCCAATATCATAACCACGAGCTCAAAGCTCCGTGTCGCAAACTGGTTTTCCTGATCCGATCTTAGTGATCCTGGGTCCTTAACTGTCAGATGTCCCTTGCAATCCCTCCCGGCTTACCGACGAAACAAGCCACGTTCACACAGCCATGCTTGCCGGATCTCGATAGGTTTCTCCCTTTGTTATCATTGCCCATACTGTTCGCGCCATTTTATTTGCCAGCGCCACAGCGGCCACCAGAGGAGCTTTTCTTGCCAGCAAGGCCTCAAGCCACGGATGCCGGGGCGCGCCTTTTTTGCGGGCCCACCAAATAACTGTTGTCGCGCCAATAATCAGCAGCCTGCGAATATCACGCTGGCCGGCTTTAGACGTCTTCCCAAGCCGCGTTTTGCCCCCCGTTGAGTGCTGCTTGGGAACCAGGCCCAGCCAAGCGGCGAAATCCCGCCCGCGCTTGAACGTGGCCATTGCGGGGGCAAAAGCCTCTATCGCTATCGCGGTGATTGGGCCGAGCCCGGGAATGGTTTGCAGAATTTTTGCCGTACCACTGTTTCTGGCCAATGTCTGAAGTTTTTTCTCAAGCACCTTAATCTTTTGCGTATGCTCGCCAATCTGTTCAAAGTACAACCTCGCCATTTCATGAACAATCTCAGGAAGATGTCCCCCATCCGCTTCAAGACGCTGCCTCAGCTTCTCAACATGGACCGCGCCATGAGGGACGACCAGTCCATGTTCGGCCAAATGCGCCCGCAGCGCGTTAATCATTTGGGTTCGCTGGCGCACCAGAATCTCACGGGTGCGGAACACCATCGAACGGGCCTGTTGAAGTTCGCTTTTGACCTCCACAAAGCGCATGGTGGGACGGGCGGCGGCTTCGGCAATGGCAAAAGCATCGTTGGCGTCGTTTTTCTGGCGCTTAACAAAGGGTTTGACGTAAATCGGCGCAATCAAGCGAACCTCGTGCCCCAGCTTTCCCACCTCTCTTCCCCAATAATGGGAACTCGCACAAGCCTCCATTGCGACAAGACAAGTTGGCAGCTTACCCAAAGCCTTCAAAAAACCCGCACGAGAAACCTTCTTTGAAAATACGACATGTCCGTCTGCAGCGGCTCCATGCAGTTGAAAAACGTTCTTTGATAAATCAACTCCAACAACGGCAAGGTTCTTCATGGTTGCGTCCCTCTTTTTCCAAAAGCTACACTCTGCTCAGTATTGCAGAAATGCGCCGGGAGAGGCATCCATTCCATCACTATCGATTAATTTTACCTAGTTACTCCTACCTAAAGACTTATCTCTTTAATTTTTCAACACGAACACAACAACAATCCCATAGAGCTATAGAAAAATTAAATTATACAGAGAATTCTATTGCATATTAATACAATTAATATTTAGCTATTTACGATTATAATTATTTTATACTTAATTTAATAAATATTAAACGTGGCATATACGGATTACAACACCATGAAAAAAATGAATTATACTTACAGAATAATTTTTTTCTCATGTTCATTTCCCATAGTTAGTTTGAGCATTCCTTTTACGGCTGCATATAGTGACGATCTGAGTGTGGGGCAGCCGGGAGGCGAGACTTACAGTGTTCTTCAAGGCACCGAAACATATGATACCATAACGATTTCCCCAACGGATCAGGATCTGGGTATAATTAATGTAAAAGGCACCACTAGCGTTTTGGTGGCAAATACCGGGTTTGAAGTTGGTCAAGCGGGCAATGGAACTTTGAATTTGAGCGGCGGTGGCGGTGTGGAGACCACGACACTCATTGCAGCTGGTGGTGCAAGTTCCTTGGGAACTGTAAGTATTGATGGCACAGACAGTAAGCTAACTGTATCTTCCGGGTTGCAAATCGGGCGGTCTGGCAATGGAATATTGAGCCTGACCAACAGCGGCAGCCTGCAGATCCCTTCACTGGAAATTGCCGTAAATGCTGGTTCAGTGGGTGCGATGAACATTGGAGGAGATGCCACTAGCTCCGCAATCGCCCCAGGGATTATCAATGACGATGCCACAGTTAGTTTTGGTCAAGGGACAGGCGAAATTGTATTTAATCATACCATAAATGATGCGGGCATTTCCTTTGCCAATGATGTTGCAGGCACAGGCACTATATTGGCAATCCAAGGAACAACGACCCTATCAGGTACGATAGGGCCAGAAGTTACACTCGCACTACAAAGTCCAGCCGATGCCATCGATGGTGACGAAGTAAGGATATACGTCACAGGAACTTTTAAAGGCGGTGTAATGTTGTTTGAAGATGTCATTGACAGTACCTTTCTGGGAGGTACTGGAACTGTTGGTTCTGTTGTTATAAGTAGTAGTGGAACAATAGCCCCTACGATGCCCGATGGAACTTATGGAGCTTTAACCATATCCAATGGTGCAAGTTTCAATAACCTATATTATGAAGTGCAATTAGATTCATCTGGAGGTTCGGACACGCTTCACTTTGAAAGTGGTGAAGTCATTTTCAAAGATGGTATATTTCTAACTATTAATCCAAGGGGAGATTCTGCAGCCTATCCATTGACAGTGCAATATCCTATTATGACATCGAATACACCAGACCTCTCTGGCGGAAGCCTCGCAGACTTACAAGTGAACTCCGATTTATTGACCCAAGTTGTTTTTAGTACCAATGCCATGACAGTGTCTGTCAGCAATGAAAGTGTCCCGGTAACCAGTGTCGCTCGCACCCACAATCAAAGGGCGGTCGCAACAGCAATTGACGAATTACGTGTACAAGCGCAAGAGCAGTTTGTGGGGCGGGATCTCGATACAACAGAACGATTAGACATTTACTCCCCCCTTTACACCAACCTCCTGCTGCTCTCTTTGAATGAAATTCCATTTGCCTTCGAGCAGATGGGAGCAGAGATTTACGGTAGTATGTCCACAGCACTGCTCAATGATACGCATTATCTGCGCGAGGCTGTCTATGATCAAATGACAACCAATACTCAAGGTCCTATGGTGTGGGCGCAAGGCTACGGAGCTTGGGGGAGATGGAGCGGAGATGGCAATGCGGCGGAGATGACCCGTGATCTTGGAGGGTTCTTTGTCGGGCTGGAAGGGCCTGTGGCTGGAGAACTTGATGAGGCCTTACGGGTGGGGTTTGTGGCAGGTTATGGGCATGCAAACTATGACGTGCACCACCGCTCCTCTTCGGGCTATTCGAATCTTGTACATTTGGGCGCTTATGGCACTTGGCAACGGCAAGAAACTCACCTTTTACTGGGGGCAGCCTATGCCGCCAGTTTTAATGACGTGGACCGTACGGTTCGCTTTGGGGATATTTATGAGGATCCCTCATCCAACTACCTCACCAATCTCATTCAACTGTTCGCAGTGGGGCGCTATGACTGGGACACCAGTTTGGCGACACTCTCTCCTATTCTTGGGCTTGCTTTTGTGTCTCAAAGTGCGCCAACGGTGAACGAAAAAGGAGGCATCACGGCCTTACGGGTGCGCTCCGATACCTCCAGCCTATTTTACACCACGTTGGGGGCCGAGATTTCCAAAGATTGGCTGGTTGCAGGACGCAATGTTGAGACCCGCCTGTCTACCGCTTGGCAACATGTAGCGGGCAACACCAACAGCAGTACCGATATCCTAATGCAGGGAACCAACCAATATCAACAGCTCTTCGGTGTTTCCTCACAGCGCGACCAACTGCTTGTAGACGCTACAGTTCAGGCCGATCTATCCTCAAGGGCTTCCTTGAGCTTATCCTACGCCGGTCAATATGGCTCTGATACCTATGACAATGCTTTTCAAGGCCAAGTAAAACTTCAATTTTAAATGCTGTATGCTGAAAGGTGAGGCCAGCCATTAGGTTAGGTTATTCTATCTGGAGTGCCAATACGCACTCAAGCCTGACCCACCTTTTAGCCTATAACAGTCTAGCAGCCAAACCTTATACCAACGGCACATAAGGCTGGTTCACAGAGTGAGTGTCGCATACTTCATCTGACCGCAGCTTGAACCTATGGTCCAGACAACATTATTCTGCACGTGCGCTGAACGCCTGGTGAGAATAAGCATGCAGGTAGCGCATTCATAATTAGTATACAGTTTAATTGACTTGAACGGTAGCACTACCCCCCAATCAAGCACATGGGGCTACCCAAAATTACTGTGCCACCATGGGAGCAGCTATCTCCAATGCGCACGGCTGGCAGGTTTCCTATCAGACACGACGTACTTCCCTTCACAATAACATCAGGTGGCCCGACACACGTTGCTGTGGAGGTGGCAGTTGCTGCTGGCAGACTGCCGATTAGAACCATCGGCTGGCCGGGAGGCAGGATAGGACCGCCAACATGCGGTACAATCCCAGTTACCATAGGGCAGACATGCATATCCGTAATTCGGGAAGCTGGTAATCCTGGCATCTATTCGTTCACTCCCGGCCATGCTCCATTTGCAACATCCAGTGCGCACCTGTGAGCCGTTTGAAGAAGGACTTTGATGTCTTCCTGTGTTTGACAAGGGATAAGAGCAATTGCCCCAAGTATCGCCTTCGCGTGCAAATAGGCAGGCGGAAGAACCACCGGACCCGATGAAGCCGCGATACTTCCCGACCCATTCCATGCAACCGCATAGCATAACCAGCCTGAAGGCCCTTGTGTTCCCAGCTTATCGCCAGTTTCCAGCAGGGTACGCCGCTTCTTCTCCTCCGGGCTTTTTACCCACTCCCTCACTCTTTGGCGCGTGGCGCGGGCATTGGAAATATCGTTGACACCCATTTCATCCTGAACCGACAGCGCCCAGCAAATACCTTCTCGTGGAGGCAGTGCATGCCCAACAAAATTCACATAGTCAGCTAGAAGCCCTTCTTCCAGCAGCTTTTCCATGACCTGCAAGGGAGAGTATTCTGGCGTTATCAGTTCACCTGCATTCTCCCCAAGCTCAAAGCGATCAAGAATGCTCCTTGCGTCTTCATAGGGAATTTTTTTCATTGTGATCTCTTCCTGACTGCACCGGCTTGGCTGAAATGCTCTCTACACTTCTAGGGATCAGTTAATCATTGCTGGCATACCTTTGATCATTAATGGCCCCTGACTGTTAACCTCTGCCAACGGCCCTTTGATGCTTACCTGAGCCTGCGCCTCTACAGCCACTTGAAGTCCTTTCACTTCGGTCTTTGTGTCTGCTTCTAATTTAGCGGTCAGGCCCTTCATTTCCAGTGTTCCACTTGACTTTGCTGAGACTTTCGATTGACCGGAAACAGAGACCGTTGTTGCTGATATTTTTATTTCCGAG
This genomic window from Pseudovibrio sp. M1P-2-3 contains:
- a CDS encoding IS110 family RNA-guided transposase, which codes for MKNLAVVGVDLSKNVFQLHGAAADGHVVFSKKVSRAGFLKALGKLPTCLVAMEACASSHYWGREVGKLGHEVRLIAPIYVKPFVKRQKNDANDAFAIAEAAARPTMRFVEVKSELQQARSMVFRTREILVRQRTQMINALRAHLAEHGLVVPHGAVHVEKLRQRLEADGGHLPEIVHEMARLYFEQIGEHTQKIKVLEKKLQTLARNSGTAKILQTIPGLGPITAIAIEAFAPAMATFKRGRDFAAWLGLVPKQHSTGGKTRLGKTSKAGQRDIRRLLIIGATTVIWWARKKGAPRHPWLEALLARKAPLVAAVALANKMARTVWAMITKGETYRDPASMAV
- a CDS encoding autotransporter outer membrane beta-barrel domain-containing protein encodes the protein MSIPFTAAYSDDLSVGQPGGETYSVLQGTETYDTITISPTDQDLGIINVKGTTSVLVANTGFEVGQAGNGTLNLSGGGGVETTTLIAAGGASSLGTVSIDGTDSKLTVSSGLQIGRSGNGILSLTNSGSLQIPSLEIAVNAGSVGAMNIGGDATSSAIAPGIINDDATVSFGQGTGEIVFNHTINDAGISFANDVAGTGTILAIQGTTTLSGTIGPEVTLALQSPADAIDGDEVRIYVTGTFKGGVMLFEDVIDSTFLGGTGTVGSVVISSSGTIAPTMPDGTYGALTISNGASFNNLYYEVQLDSSGGSDTLHFESGEVIFKDGIFLTINPRGDSAAYPLTVQYPIMTSNTPDLSGGSLADLQVNSDLLTQVVFSTNAMTVSVSNESVPVTSVARTHNQRAVATAIDELRVQAQEQFVGRDLDTTERLDIYSPLYTNLLLLSLNEIPFAFEQMGAEIYGSMSTALLNDTHYLREAVYDQMTTNTQGPMVWAQGYGAWGRWSGDGNAAEMTRDLGGFFVGLEGPVAGELDEALRVGFVAGYGHANYDVHHRSSSGYSNLVHLGAYGTWQRQETHLLLGAAYAASFNDVDRTVRFGDIYEDPSSNYLTNLIQLFAVGRYDWDTSLATLSPILGLAFVSQSAPTVNEKGGITALRVRSDTSSLFYTTLGAEISKDWLVAGRNVETRLSTAWQHVAGNTNSSTDILMQGTNQYQQLFGVSSQRDQLLVDATVQADLSSRASLSLSYAGQYGSDTYDNAFQGQVKLQF
- a CDS encoding PAAR domain-containing protein; the protein is MPGLPASRITDMHVCPMVTGIVPHVGGPILPPGQPMVLIGSLPAATATSTATCVGPPDVIVKGSTSCLIGNLPAVRIGDSCSHGGTVILGSPMCLIGG
- a CDS encoding DUF6931 family protein, with protein sequence MKKIPYEDARSILDRFELGENAGELITPEYSPLQVMEKLLEEGLLADYVNFVGHALPPREGICWALSVQDEMGVNDISNARATRQRVREWVKSPEEKKRRTLLETGDKLGTQGPSGWLCYAVAWNGSGSIAASSGPVVLPPAYLHAKAILGAIALIPCQTQEDIKVLLQTAHRCALDVANGAWPGVNE